In a single window of the bacterium genome:
- a CDS encoding helix-turn-helix transcriptional regulator gives MDRYRINGREYVCPLQLALNAMLGKWKGLIIWILLYQSKVIRYGELRKEIHEVERVTDRMLIQSLKELESDGLIERKAYPVVPPKVEYKLTKAGLRLKPVIDALEAFGVAYEVKR, from the coding sequence ATGGATCGATACAGAATCAATGGTCGCGAATATGTCTGCCCTCTGCAGCTTGCGCTTAACGCCATGCTCGGCAAATGGAAGGGTCTGATTATCTGGATACTGCTCTATCAATCGAAAGTGATTAGGTACGGCGAATTGAGAAAAGAAATTCACGAGGTTGAGCGAGTGACTGACAGAATGCTCATTCAATCACTCAAAGAACTTGAGAGTGATGGGTTGATAGAACGGAAGGCATACCCCGTCGTTCCTCCAAAGGTCGAGTACAAACTTACCAAGGCCGGGCTGCGCCTCAAACCGGTGATAGACGCACTTGAGGCGTTTGGGGTCGCATACGAGGTTAAAAGGTAA